In Rhodothermales bacterium, the genomic window GAGCAGCGATATCGATCAGACCAGTGCAGCTCCTGTGAGCGGGCAGCCCGACAAAGACTTGGTGGCCGATGTCGATCAGGACGGTACTGACTTGACGAGCGACATTGATCAGGTCGGAGCCGGTGGAGCGTTCGCCAAGGTTGACCAAGATGGTAATCTTGATTGGGCCCGCATTGACCAGAATGCTTCTTACTATGTAGACCAGCAGGCCCGAATCTTCCAGACTGGAAACGGAGCCGCGTTGAACAGAGCGGACATTGAGCAGCAGGGTTGGGGCGGCAACCAGATCGCTCGCATCGACCAGATCGGCGAAGACAACGACGCCCGAATCGACCAGGCTCACTTCGGCGTTACCTCGACCGTTGATCAGGACGGTATTTCTCACTTCGCGCGCGTTGAGGCAAATGCCCTCGCCGGTGAGCGCCCTAGCTTTGGCAACCGTGTGCAGTCCACTCAGAGTGTTGAGCAGACTGGTTCGGATGGCATCGGGCATTCCGCTCGTCAGCGCATGGGTGTCGGTGGTACGGATATGGACGGCGGTAACAGCATGCGGATTCGCCAGCTCCTCGGTGACGACAACGATGCTCGTCAGGACATGACGGCTACCGGTGCTGCGGTTGACAAGAACAACACGCAGATCATCGATCAGCTTGGGGGCACGGGTAACTACGCCTTCCAGTCGACTGCAGGTAATGGTGGTCCCTACGAAGGGAACTTCGCACGTGTCGTGCAGGACACGTGCACTGATTGCTCTGCAACGCAGCGGCAGTTTGGCTCGTTCAACGACGCTCGCACTGACCAGTCCGGCAGCAATCACGTCGCCAACGTGACGCAAAGTCAGTAAGAATGTTGGATTGGAGGCTGGGGGTGCTCCGGCACCCCCAGCCCATTTTTTCTCGCGCTGCGCTCTTTACCCCCGCCAGAGCAAGAGCGCCATCACCGAGGCAATGCGAATTACTCTCTTAGCTATAGCTATGCTGTGGCTGTGCGGTACGGCGGTCGCACAGAGCAGTGCTACTGTTTCCCAGACCGGGAACAGCAACGAAGCTACAACCACGCAGACCAACCCGAACGGCCACACCGTCGAGGCCTCCACCACACAGCACGGTGCGGGCAACACGGCAACGCAAACGCAGACGATCGCCGACCGCTTCGACGGCCCCGTCCAACTCAACGCCACGATCCAGCAGCAGCTTGGCGGTAACACCGCCACCCAAGTTCAGACGTTTGATGCAGGCGCGTCGAGCACGACGATGCACGCCGCCGTGACCCAGCAGGGCTCCGGCACGGCGTCGCAAACCCAATCTTTCAACGGCTTCCTCACGGTCAGCGACATCGGCGCCGTCATCGTGCAGGAGAGCGGCACCGGCAACAGCGCCACGCAGACGCAGGCCGGAGCCGGCTTCTTCTTTGTAAACACGGCGCTCTCCGCCGAGATCATACAGCGCGGCACCGGCGGCAACACCGCGACGCAGACGCAGCACGCACTGAGCGGCGCGTCGAACACGGTGCTGAACGCGAACATCGAGCAAACCGGGAGCGGCAACACCGCCTCCCAATCCCAGGCCGGCCTCGCCCTCTTCGGAGAAGCCGAGGTGATGGGATCGATCACGCAAGACGGCGTCGGCAACCTCGCCACGCAGGTGCAGGTGGGCGGCGTCAGCGTGTCGGCCACGGTCTTTCAGGACGGCGCGACGAACCAGTCGTACCAGACCCAGGTCGGCAGCGAGTTGAGCAGCATCGTGTCGCAAGTCGGCGATCTGAACCTGTCGGTCGTGACGCAGACGGGCAGCGGCCACGAGGCCGTCGTCACGCAAAACGGATCAAATAACAGGGCCACGATTACACAGAGCAACTGAATCCTACCCCCCGTCGCTGCTTGCGGTCGCTGCGCTCCCGGCTGCGCGCGACTGTCCCCCTCGTCGAGGGGGACAGCCCCGTGAAGCCTGAGCGCGTCAGGGACGGAGTCCCGGAGCGCGATGCGAACGGGGCGGGGGGTCCGAAAGCGAACCGGCCGCTCTGAAAGTATCAAACCTCCAAGTCCATGCGCACGCTCCTGATCGCCCTCGCCCTTTCGGTCGCGCCCACGCTCGCTGCCCACGCGCAGGATAGCGAGCAGGACGTGACGACGCTGATCGTGCAGGAAGCGGTCACGCAGGGTACAACTGCGAACCCGCTCGCGACGGATGAGGCGTTTGACGCCATCGCGGACTTCGGGCTGCTGAGCGAGGAAGGGCAGGCCCTCGCCGGGTTCTCGCTCGGTGCGCAGGGCAACCTCGCCCTCGTGCGGCAGGCCGCGTTCGACGACCTCCTCGGTGCCGGCAACGACAACGATGCCTCTATCGGGCAGGATGGGGACGGCAACCTCGCCGTGCTCCTCCAGCAGGGCGACGACAACTTCACGTCGACGCTTCAGATCGGCAGTGGGAACGTGATCGGCGTCCGGCTCCGCGGTGTGGGCAACCAGCTCGGCACGCAAGCCACGCCGGGCGTGCTGCAAGCGGGTGCAGATAACCTCTACCTCCTCGACTACACCGGCGATGGCCAGACGATCGCGCCCACGGCGCAGATCGGCGACGGCAATCAGGTCGTGCAGATCGGTGAGATCGACGTGCCTTTCGGCGTCGAGCAGCGGGGCGACGGGATGCGGATGATCATCCGCCACAACGGGGCGCAGTGATGTCCGGCCGTATCGTCCCTATCCTCTGCTTGATCGCGGCGGGCCTCCTGACGCTCCCCGTGGTCGTCTCCGCCTTCAACCGTGTGACCTCTGTGACCCGTCCCGCCTGGATCGAAGTCGTGCGCGAGGGCGATGCGCTGCTGATCCGCAGCCTCTTCGATTCATCCCGCGACACGCCGAAAGGACTCCGCTACCAGCTCGACGTGAGCAAGCGGGGCACCTCAGGCACCTCGACGACGCGGCAGGGGGGGGCGTTCGAGCCGACGCTCTACCGGACGGACACCCTCTCCACTGTCCGTGTCGGCGTGCAGGCGGGCGACACGGTCACAGCCCGGCTCGAAGTCGCGAGCCCCAACGGCCTGCTGGCCGAAGCCAATTTTCGCGAAATCATACGCTGACGCGGGATGGCGCAGCGGCTTTCTGTGGATATTTTCGCGGCCTAGTGCACCAGGGAGTCGCCCTCCTCTGCACCACTACGCTGTCCCTCCCCTGACTTCGACCCGCCCTCATGCTTCGTCGTTTCGCCGCTGCCCTCTTCGTTCTCCTCCCCCTGCTCGTCATCGTCGGCTGCGAGAATGAGCTACTCGAACCCGATCTCCGCGGCGCCATCGAAGGGCAGGTCTTCGACTTCGACACACGGGAACCGCTGAGCGGCGTGAACATCACGACGAACCCGCCGACCGGCTCCCTCATCACCGACGAAGAGGGGCGCTTCCGTCTCGACGACCTCCCCACGGGCAACTACTCGGTGGCGGGGCGGCGCAGCGGGTACGACGCGAACTCGATCACCGTCTCGGTGCTCGACGGGGAGACCCGGACGGCGATCCTCCTCCTCGAGCAAGAGACAGAGGAAGACACCACCTCGAACGGCGCGCGCTTCGACGCCTCCGTACTCAACTTCTCGAACCAATCCCGCCAAGACAGCTCGTTCGTCGTCGTCGAATACCGGGCGCGCAACACGGGCGGGACGCCGATCTCAGCGTACGAGATTTATTTCCAGCTCCTCACGACGGGCCAGACCTACTTCGAGGAGGTCAGCGGGACGAACCTCGGCGTCGGGCAGTCCGACATCGGTGAGTTCGAGCAGTACGTGGGGCGTGACACCGTCATCGCGGTCGAGATCAGCGATGTCTTTTTCGACGGGCAGTAGACCGCCGGGCCGGGACGCTGCAGGGGCTTGCCGGTCGGGAGCGGCAGCCCCCGTCCCTTATGCGCGCGTCGCGGCGAGCACGTCCTCGAGCTCTTTCGGCTTCGGCAGCGTAACCTCGTCGCCGGCGATCGTCGTTTCGAGGTAGAACCGAGCGAAGGCGGCGCGCTCGTCGTCCGAAGCGTCGGCCTCGTCGAAGGCGGCGGAGAACTCGTCCCAGTGCGCCTGCGCTACCTTGCCGGCGACGTAGTGGGCGAACAGCAGGGGCATCGCGGAAGCGGACCGAACGGCGAGAGTCGACATGGTGGTGGAGGGCTTCGAGGGAAGAGGGACGGTGGTGCGGGTCCTCATTCAACTCTTGTGCCAACGGCCCTACCTGCCCCTGGTCGCCGGGAATGGCCGATTTCTCGTCGGGCTCGGGTTCCATAACCCCCCGACTGATTGAACGATTATTCCCTCCGCGTAAGCTTATTAGCTTTGGGCTCGCTTCTCACCCGTTCTATTCTCGACCTCCGGCCCCATGAACGCTCTCGTCACGGACCTCACGGAGCTCCCCCGCCTCTTCCACTACAACGCGTGGGCGAATGCCCGCCTCGTCGACGCGCTCCGCCCTGCGAGTGACCGCGCGCTCGCAATTGCCGCGCACGGATTCACGGCCGAGCGCATCTGGCTGATGCGGTTGCGCGGCGAGACGACAGACGGGGACTCGATCTGGCCCGAGCTTTCCGTGCGCGCCTGCGCGAGCCTCGCCGCCCGCAACGCCTCGGCGCTCGCCGCCTATATCGAGGGGCTCGACAAGCCCGACCTCACGCGGAAGGTCCGCTACCGCAACAGCAAAGGCGTAGCGTACGCGACGGCTGCAGGCGACGTGCTGCGCCACCTCCTCCTCCACAGCGCGTACCACCGGGGCCAGGCCGCCGCTGCCCTGCGCGAGGACGGTGCCGAGCCGCCCGTGACGGACTTTATCGTTTTCGTCCGCGAAAGACACGAAGCGCACCCGAGCACGTCGAGTGAGGGGCAGAGTGCGCCGTCAACGCCGCGCGTGCCGTGAGCGTTTGGCTCACGCCAGCACGATCTCTTTGCGCAGCCGGGCCACCGGCACGCCGAGCTGCTCGCGGTACTTCGTCACGGTGCGGCGAGCGATCTGGAAGCCGCGGTCTTCGAGCATCGTCGCGATCTTCTGGTCCGAGAGCGGCTTCTCCTTGTCCTCGTCGGCGATGATCCGCTCGATGATGGCCTTGACCTCTTTGTTCGAGACCTCTTCGCCGCTGTCCGTCGTGAGGCCCTCGGAGAAGAAGTACTTCAGCTCGTAGACGCCCCACTCGGTCTGGACGTACTTGCCGTTGACCACGCGCGAGATCGTCGAGATGTCCATGTGGATCTTCTCGGCGACGTCCTTGAGGATCATCGGCTTGAGGTTGCCCTCGCCGCCGAGGAAGAACTCCTCCTGTAGCTCGATGATCGCGCCCATCACCTTGATCATCGTCGCGCGGCGCTGGTTGATCGAGTTGATGAACCACCGGGCCGACTCCATTCGGTTCTTGAGGAACTGCTTAGTGTCGGACACCTTGCCGTTGACCCCGCTCTTGGTGACGCCGTTTCGCTTCTTGGCGGAGAGGTCGTTCCACATCTGCTTGTAGTGGCGGTTGATCCGCAGCTCGGGCGCATTCCGCCCGTTGAGCATGATGATGAACTCGCCGTCGACGTATTCCACAGTGAAGTCCGGCGTGACGTAGTTCGTGCTCGCGGCGAACTCCCCCTCGCCCGGCTTCGGGTCGAGGCCCTGGATGATGTCGAACGCCTCTTTGAGCTCCTCCTCGCAGAGGTTCAGCTTGCGCATGATCGTGTCGAAGTGCTTCATCGTGAACGCCTTGTACGTCTCGCGGAGCACGTCGATGGCGTTCTCGCGGCCGTCGACCTCGTCGGGCATGGCTTCGAGCTGGACGAGGAGGCACTCGCGGAGGTCGCGGCTGGCGATGCCGACGGGGTCGAGCCGCTGGAGGCGGAGGAGGACCTCCTCGACGTCGTCCTCGGTCAGCATCAGTCCCTGGCTGAACATGATGTCGTCGACGATCGAATCGATGGGCCGGCGGAGGTAGCCGTCTTCGTCGATCGAACCGATGATCTGCTCGGCGATGACGTCCTGCGTCTCGTCGAAGTCGAGCATCCCGATCTGGTCGCGGAGATACTCGACCATCGAGGACTTGTACGGCATCGGGATCTCGCGCTGCTCCTCCTCGGCGGAGTGGTCCACGCGAGCTTTGTAGCCGTAGAGGTCGTCGGGGCTGTTGATGAACTCGTCCCAGTCGAACTCATCGTCGGAGTCTCCCTCGGGCTCGCGGTCGGAGTCCTCGGCCTGCGTCGGCTCGTCGGCCTCGTTCTGCCCGACCTCCTCTTCCTCGTCCTCGCCCTCTTCGAGGAGCGGGTTGATCTCCATCTCCTCCTTGATCCGCTGCTCGAGCTCGAGCGTGGGGAGCTGCAGCAGCTTGATGTACTGGATCTGCTGCGGCGAGAGCTTCTGCTGGAGGGATTGCTTTTGCTGGAGGTTGAGCATGGCGGGTGGGGCAGGTCAAAGGGCGAGCCGTGGGCGGGCTCAGGTGGCGAAGAGGACTGCGGCGCGTTCGATGCACGCGGCGCGAAAGGCGTCGTACCACTCCGCGCCATACTTGCGCGTGAGCGGGTCGCGGAGGAAGTCGTAGAGTTGGACGCCGGCTCGGCGGCCCTGCGTGACGGCAGGCGCGCAGAGGTCGATCTGCTCGTAGTTCAGCACGTCGGTCCCGCCGATCTCCTCGATGCGGATCGGGAAGAGGTGGCAGGAGATGGGTTTCTCGAAGTCGAGCCGGCCGGCGTGGTACGCCTGCTGCAGCGCGCACTTGGCGACGGGCCGCTTCGCGTCGCCCTCATAGACGACGAAGACGCACTCACGCCCTTCGACGCACGCCGTGCCGTAGCGGCCGGGCCCCTCCTCCACCCACACCCCTTCCTTTTCTATCACGCGCCGCGCTTCGGGCCGGAGGGCAGAGGCAACGACGGGGAGGGCGCGCTCGAGCTCGGAGCGCTCGTC contains:
- a CDS encoding DUF3109 family protein; this translates as MFAINEILVSDAVLDAPFACHLGRCLGACCVHGDRGAPLEPDERSELERALPVVASALRPEARRVIEKEGVWVEEGPGRYGTACVEGRECVFVVYEGDAKRPVAKCALQQAYHAGRLDFEKPISCHLFPIRIEEIGGTDVLNYEQIDLCAPAVTQGRRAGVQLYDFLRDPLTRKYGAEWYDAFRAACIERAAVLFAT
- a CDS encoding curlin repeat-containing protein yields the protein MRTLLIALALSVAPTLAAHAQDSEQDVTTLIVQEAVTQGTTANPLATDEAFDAIADFGLLSEEGQALAGFSLGAQGNLALVRQAAFDDLLGAGNDNDASIGQDGDGNLAVLLQQGDDNFTSTLQIGSGNVIGVRLRGVGNQLGTQATPGVLQAGADNLYLLDYTGDGQTIAPTAQIGDGNQVVQIGEIDVPFGVEQRGDGMRMIIRHNGAQ
- the rpoN gene encoding RNA polymerase factor sigma-54, with amino-acid sequence MLNLQQKQSLQQKLSPQQIQYIKLLQLPTLELEQRIKEEMEINPLLEEGEDEEEEVGQNEADEPTQAEDSDREPEGDSDDEFDWDEFINSPDDLYGYKARVDHSAEEEQREIPMPYKSSMVEYLRDQIGMLDFDETQDVIAEQIIGSIDEDGYLRRPIDSIVDDIMFSQGLMLTEDDVEEVLLRLQRLDPVGIASRDLRECLLVQLEAMPDEVDGRENAIDVLRETYKAFTMKHFDTIMRKLNLCEEELKEAFDIIQGLDPKPGEGEFAASTNYVTPDFTVEYVDGEFIIMLNGRNAPELRINRHYKQMWNDLSAKKRNGVTKSGVNGKVSDTKQFLKNRMESARWFINSINQRRATMIKVMGAIIELQEEFFLGGEGNLKPMILKDVAEKIHMDISTISRVVNGKYVQTEWGVYELKYFFSEGLTTDSGEEVSNKEVKAIIERIIADEDKEKPLSDQKIATMLEDRGFQIARRTVTKYREQLGVPVARLRKEIVLA
- a CDS encoding carboxypeptidase regulatory-like domain-containing protein, producing MLRRFAAALFVLLPLLVIVGCENELLEPDLRGAIEGQVFDFDTREPLSGVNITTNPPTGSLITDEEGRFRLDDLPTGNYSVAGRRSGYDANSITVSVLDGETRTAILLLEQETEEDTTSNGARFDASVLNFSNQSRQDSSFVVVEYRARNTGGTPISAYEIYFQLLTTGQTYFEEVSGTNLGVGQSDIGEFEQYVGRDTVIAVEISDVFFDGQ
- the csgH gene encoding curli-like amyloid fiber formation chaperone CsgH, with the translated sequence MTRPAWIEVVREGDALLIRSLFDSSRDTPKGLRYQLDVSKRGTSGTSTTRQGGAFEPTLYRTDTLSTVRVGVQAGDTVTARLEVASPNGLLAEANFREIIR
- a CDS encoding DinB family protein; protein product: MNALVTDLTELPRLFHYNAWANARLVDALRPASDRALAIAAHGFTAERIWLMRLRGETTDGDSIWPELSVRACASLAARNASALAAYIEGLDKPDLTRKVRYRNSKGVAYATAAGDVLRHLLLHSAYHRGQAAAALREDGAEPPVTDFIVFVRERHEAHPSTSSEGQSAPSTPRVP